A single window of Mangifera indica cultivar Alphonso chromosome 18, CATAS_Mindica_2.1, whole genome shotgun sequence DNA harbors:
- the LOC123201873 gene encoding receptor-like protein EIX2: MKQTIRIVVAFVFIAVATINISFCKRSSSVGCLQSERLALLRFKQDLIDPANRLVSWTSGVEDCCIWSGIVCDNLTGHVLELNLRTAPLNGYATPAEDEAYERSKLYGKINPSLLDLKHLRSLDLSDNNFEGVEIPRFLGSMQNLRIPENIGAMSSLESIDFSGNQLSGEIPQSISKLTFLSVLNLSNNKLSGRIPSSTQLQTFSASSFTGNELCGPPLSNNCTVSVPTSGDQNRGETEGNEDGVDWFYVSMALGFVVGFWSFIGSLFFNRRWRCMYFQFLSSLQDKLGSVVRKCY; encoded by the exons ATGAAGCAAACCATAAGAATAGTTGTTGCCTTTGTTTTCATCGCTGTAGCGACCATCAACATTAGCTTCTGTAAACGAAGCTCTTCTGTTGGTTGCCTCCAAAGCGAGAGACTAGCACTTCTAAGGTTCAAGCAAGATCTCATTGATCCTGCCAATCGGCTTGTCTCTTGGACTTCTGGTGTTGAAGATTGCTGTATATGGTCAGGTATTGTCTGTGACAATTTGACGGGCCATGTGCTTGAGCTCAACCTTAGGACTGCCCCACTGAACGGGTATGCAACTCCAGCTGAAGATGAAGCTTACGAGAGGTCAAAGTTGTACGGTAAAATAAATCCCTCTTTGCTTGATTTGAAGCATTTGCGTTCCTTGGACTTGAGCGACAACAATTTTGAAGGAGTAGAGATTCCCAGATTTCTTGGATCTATGCAGAATTTAAG AATTCCAGAGAACATTGGTGCTATGAGTTCTCTAGAGTCCATTGATTTTTCTGGAAATCAACTTTCCGGTGAAATCCCACAAAGCATTTCAAAGCTGACATTTTTAAGTGTCTTGAACTTATCCAACAACAAACTTTCTGGAAGAATTCCTTCAAGCACTCAACTACAAACCTTTAGTGCATCTTCTTTTACTGGCAATGAACTTTGTGGTCCTCCTCTTTCTAATAATTGCACAGTGAGCGTTCCAACATCGGGCGATCAGAACAGAGGAGAAACAGAAGGCAATGAAGATGGAGTAGACTGGTTTTATGTAAGTATGGCTCTTGGATTTGTGGTGGGATTCTGGAGTTTTATAGGATCTCTATTCTTCAACAGGAGATGGAGGTGCATGTACTTCCAATTCCTGAGTAGCCTCCAGGACAAACTGGGCAGTGTTGTAAGAAAATGTTATTAG
- the LOC123201745 gene encoding receptor-like protein EIX1, whose protein sequence is MKIVVAFVFIAVATINISFCKGSSSVGCLQSERLALLRFKQDLTDPVNRLASWTSDHEDCCIWSGVVCDNLTGHVLKLNLRTPPKKEYSTPAEDEARERSKLSGKINHSLNLRYLSLSLNSFQGMIPPQLGNLSNLQYLGLDGILDVKSLWWLSRLSLLKHLELDGVDLSNSSNWSQVIHTLPSLVVLELSNCMLHHFPPQTIANFSSLASLDLSGNHFEGPIPNGLQNWTSIRHLDLSGNHFNSSMPSWLYKLRNLEELFLSDNRLQGSMDGLGNLSSIKALDLSLNDFDGGMPVSFGRLCNLRSMSLEAVILNQEISQILNIFSECVAKVLEHLNLADTQLFGPLTNQLGCFKNFKSLCLYYNSISGSIPRSLGELSSLEILFLADNQFNGTLSEIHFNNLTRLMALGVSGNSLMFKFPPQWAPPFKLLLLRLGSCHLGPHFPSWLRSQRSLFYLDISNSCIFDTIPQYLFKFPSTFLNLSHNKFSGEIPNLIQSNQLHVLDLNSNNLSGSLPQIPINMYVLDLSNNAILGSMYALLCHEMNESKSSMEMLILNKNFLSGELPDCWMNWQHLKVLNLENNRFTGTLPPSIGSLTSLQSLNLRKNNFVGEVPL, encoded by the exons ATGAAAATAGTTGTTGCCTTTGTTTTCATTGCTGTAGCGACCATCAACATTAGCTTCTGCAAAGGAAGCTCTTCTGTTGGTTGCCTCCAAAGCGAGAGACTAGCACTTTTAAGGTTCAAGCAAGATCTCACTGATCCTGTGAATCGGCTTGCCTCTTGGACTTCTGATCATGAAGATTGCTGTATATGGTCTGGTGTTGTCTGTGACAACTTGACGGGCCATGTGCTTAAGCTCAACCTTAGAACTCCCCCAAAGAAAGAGTATTCCACTCCAGCTGAAGATGAAGCTCGCGAGAGGTCAAAGTTGTCTGGTAAGATAAATCATTCCCTG AATTTAAGGTACCTCAGTCTATCTCTGAATTCATTCCAGGGTATGATTCCTCCCCAACTTGGAAACCTCTCTAATTTACAGTATCTTGGCCTCGATGGCATATTAGATGTGAAGAGTTTGTGGTGGTTATCTCGTCTTTCTTTGTTGAAACACCTTGAGTTGGATGGTGTGGATCTTAGTAATTCCTCTAATTGGTCGCAAGTGATACACACTCTTCCTTCCTTAGTAGTGCTAGAATTATCAAACTGTATGCTTCATCACTTTCCTCCCCAAACTATTGcaaatttttcatctcttgCCTCCCTTGATCTAAGTGGAAATCATTTTGAAGGTCCAATCCCTAATGGACTTCAAAACTGGACTTCCATTAGACATCTTGATTTATCTGGAAATCACTTCAATTCTTCGATGCCCAGTTGGTTGTACAAACTTAGAAATCTTGAGGAACTTTTCCTCTCAGACAATCGCTTGCAAGGCTCGATGGATGGACTAGGAAACCTGTCTTCTATCAAAGCACTTGATCTCTCACTAAATGATTTTGATGGAGGAATGCCAGTGTCATTTGGAAGGCTTTGCAACTTGAGATCAATGTCTCTAGAAGCGGTCATACTGAATCAGGAAATATCTCAAATCTTGAATATTTTCTCCGAATGTGTTGCAAAAGTTTTAGAGCATTTGAACTTGGCGGACACTCAACTTTTTGGTCCATTGACCAACCAACTTGgatgtttcaaaaattttaaatctcttTGTCTATATTACAACTCAATTTCAGGTTCTATTCCAAGGTCTTTAGGAGAACTTTCATCCttagaaattttgtttcttGCTGATAACCAATTCAATGGAACTCTTTCTGAAATCCACTTTAATAATCTCACAAGACTGATGGCATTAG GAGTATCTGGAAATTCACTAATGTTTAAATTCCCTCCTCAGTGGGCTCCTCCATTTAAACTTCTACTTTTAAGGTTAGGTTCTTGTCATTTAGGCCCTCATTTTCCATCTTGGCTTCGTTCACAAAGGAGTTTGTTTTACCTTGATATATCCAACTCATGCATTTTTGACACTATTCCACAATATTTGTTCAAATTTCCATCAACATTTTTAAATCTCTCACACAACAAATTCTCTGGGGAGATTCCAAATTTAATCCAGTCAAATCAACTTCATGTtcttgacttgaattcaaataatctaTCAGGTTCTTTACCTCAGATACCTATAAATATGTATGTACTTGATCTTTCCAATAATGCTATTTTAGGATCTATGTACGCTCTGTTGTGTCATGAGATGAATGAGTCAAAAAGTTCGATGGAAATGCTCATCCTTAATAAAAACTTCTTATCAGGGGAATTACCTGATTGTTGGATGAATTGGCAACACTTAAAAGTTCTAAATTTAGAGAACAATAGATTCACTGGAACCCTTCCTCCTTCTATTGGGTCGTTAACTTCTCTTCAATCATTAAACCTTCGCAAAAACAACTTTGTTGGGGAGGTACCTTTATAA
- the LOC123201874 gene encoding vacuolar protein sorting-associated protein 22 homolog 1-like, giving the protein MRRRPGIGGLQTAAAARDQYRLLGENVAKLRTDLMKKQLATFRSQLEEFARKHKNDIRKNPTFRSQFHEMCAKVGVDPLASNKGFWAELLGLVISIMNLTGVQIVEICLATRPHNGGLINMQELCTLLQQRRKSDREAVSEDDCLRAISKLKVMGSGFEVISIGKKKLVRSVPTELNKDHNQILELAQAQGFVTVDEVER; this is encoded by the exons atgaGACGACGACCTGGAATTGGAGGTTTACAGACCGCAGCTGCTGCAagg gATCAGTATCGATTACTGGGAGAAAATGTAGCAAAGCTTAGAACTGATCTCATGAAAAAGCAGCTTGCCACCTTTCGTTCTCAGCTTGAAGAGTTTGCCCGTAAGCATAAG AATGATATACGCAAGAACCCCACATTCAGGTCACAGTTTCATGAGATGTGTGCAAAAGTTGGAGTGGATCCCTTGGCGTCAAATAAGGGTTTCTGGGCAGAGCTTTTAGGGTTGGTGATTTCTATTATGAACTTG ACAGGGGTACAAATTGTTGAGATTTGCTTGGCAACAAGACCCCACAATGGAGGTCTAATCAACATGCAGGAACTCTGCACTCTCCTCCAGCAGAGGCGAAAGAGTGATCGTGAAGCTGTATCTGAGGATGACTGCTTGCGTGCTATAAGTAAGCTGAAG GTAATGGGCAGTGGTTTTGAGGTGATTTCCATTGGAAAGAAAAAGCTTGTCCGCTCTGTTCCTACTGAGTTGAACAAAGACCATAATCAAATTTTGGAGTTGGCCCAG GCTCAAGGTTTTGTAACTGTTGATGAGGTAGAGAGATAG
- the LOC123201744 gene encoding receptor-like protein EIX2 has translation MRIVVAFVFIAIVTIKISFCKGSSSVGCLQSERLALLRFKQDLIDPVNRLFSWTSGHGDCCAWSGIVCDNFTGHVLELNLRTPPAVEEYASSASDKARERSKLSGKINPSLLDLKHLRSLDLSDNNFEGVEIPRFLGSMQNLRNLNLSLSSFQGMIPPQLGNLSNLQYLCLGPIPDGLQNLTSSRHLDLSDNPLNSSMPSWLYRLENLEELFLSDSSLQGSMDGLGNLSLIKVLDLSLTNFEGGMPTSFGRLCNLRSISLDLVILNQEISQVLNIFSACVVEVLESLDLGYTQLFGPLTDQLGRFKSLKFLILFYNSISGPIPRSLGQLSSLQILYLSYNEFNGTLSEMHFINLNRLIAFDASGNSLLLKFPPQWVPPFKLRLLGLGSCNLGPHFPSWLQSQSSLFYLDISNSSIFDTIPQYLLKFPLTFLNLSYNKFYGGIPNLSQSTQLDLLDLNSNNLTGSLPLIPLNMYVLYLFNNSLSGSIFNVLCNGFKSKSLITILTLSNNFLSGELPDCWMNWQQLVVLNLENNRFIGTLPPSIGTLTSLQSLSLRKNNFFGELPMSLQNCTDIVKLDLGENEFVGNVPVWIGERLSRIQIFIIRSNKFQGLLPREFCLLSSLQILDLADNNFFGSIPRCIGNFSVMTPEGEMDDAIIEGVDIDFYTGYMEDALLVNKGEMAEYNTILKFVRVIDLSKNNFSGEVPMEVTDLLALQSLNLSHNSLTGRIPENIGAMSFLESIDLSGNQLSGEIPSSISNLTFLSVLNFSNNKLSGKIPLSTQLHSFSASSFTGMNFVVLLFPIIVQILEFYRTSILQQEMEVHVFPIPESPPGETGQCCKKMLLDFLCFCFDL, from the exons ATGAGAATAGTTGTTGCCTTTGTTTTCATTGCTATAGTGACCATCAAAATTAGCTTCTGCAAAGGAAGCTCTTCTGTTGGTTGTCTCCAAAGCGAGAGACTAGCACTTTTAAGGTTCAAGCAAGATCTCATTGATCCTGTGAATCGCCTTTTCTCTTGGACTTCTGGCCATGGAGATTGCTGTGCATGGTCTGGTATTGTCTGTGACAACTTTACAGGCCATGTGCTTGAGCTCAACCTTAGAACTCCCCCAGCTGTGGAAGAGTATGCATCTTCAGCTTCAGATAAAGCTCGTGAAAGGTCAAAGTTGTCCGGTAAGATAAATCCTTCTTTGCTTGATTTGAAGCATTTGCGTTCCTTGGACTTGAGTGATAATAATTTTGAAGGAGTAGAGATTCCTAGATTTCTTGGATCTATGCAGAATTTAAGAAACCTCAATCTCTCTCTAAGTTCATTCCAGGGTATGATTCCTCCCCAACTTGGAAATCTCTCTAATTTACAGTATCTTTGCTTGG GTCCAATCCCAGACGGACTTCAAAACTTGACTTCCAGTAGACATCTTGATTTATCTGATAATCCTTTGAACTCCTCAATGCCCAGTTGGTTGTACAGACTTGAAAATCTGGAGGAACTTTTCCTTTCAGATAGTAGCTTGCAAGGCTCGATGGATGGACTAGGAAACCTGTCTTTGATCAAAGTACTTGATCTCTCACTAACTAATTTTGAAGGAGGAATGCCAACATCATTTGGACGACTTTGCAACTTGAGATCAATCTCTCTCGATCTAGTCATATTGAATCAGGAAATATCtcaagttttgaatattttctcgGCATGTGTTGTTGAAGTTCTAGAGTCTTTAGACTTGGGGTACACTCAGCTTTTTGGTCCATTGACCGACCAACTTGGACggtttaaaagtttaaaatttcttattctattttacaattcaatttCAGGTCCTATTCCGAGGAGTTTAGGACAACTTTCATCCTTACAAATTCTGTATCTTTCCTATAACGAATTCAATGGAACTCTTTCTGAAATGCACTTTATCAATCTCAACAGACTGATAGCATTTGATGCATCTGGAAATTCGTTATTGTTGAAATTTCCTCCGCAGTGGGTTCCTCCATTTAAACTTCGACTTTTAGGACTAGGATCTTGTAATTTGGGGCCCCATTTTCCGTCTTGGCTTCAATCACAAAGCAGTTTGTTTTACCTTGATATATCCAACTCAAGTATTTTTGACACTATTCCACAATATTTGTTGAAATTtccattaacatttttaaatctcTCGTACAACAAATTCTACGGGGGGATTCCAAATTTAAGTCAGTCGACTCAACTTGATTTacttgacttgaattcaaataatttaacaGGTTCCTTACCTCTCATACCCTTAAATATGTATGTACTCTATCTTTTCAACAATTCTTTGTCAGGATCAATTTTCAATGTTTTGTGCAATGGGTTCAAGTCCAAAAGTTTGATTACAATACTCACCCTTAGTAACAACTTTTTGTCAGGGGAATTACCTGATTGTTGGATGAATTGGCAACAGTTAGTTGTTCTAAATTTAGAGAACAATAGATTTATTGGAACTCTTCCTCCTTCTATTGGGACTTTAACTTCTCTTCAGTCATTGAGCCTTCGCAAAAACAACTTTTTTGGAGAACTACCGATGTCACTTCAAAATTGTACAGACATTGTTAAACTTGATCTTGGTGAAAATGAGTTTGTTGGAAATGTCCCTGTGTGGATAGGTGAAAGACTTTCAAGAATACAGATTTTCATCATTCGATCAAATAAGTTTCAGGGTCTTTTACCGAGAGAATTTTGCCTTCTCAGTTCCTTACAAATTTTAGATTTGGCtgataacaatttttttggtaGCATACCAAGGTGTATAGGTAATTTCAGTGTCATGACGCCGGAGGGTGAAATGGATGATGCCATAATTGAAGGGGTAGATATAGATTTTTATACAGGTTATATGGAGGATGCATTACTTGTGAATAAAGGTGAAATGGCTGAATATAATACAATTCTGAAATTTGTAAGAGTTATagatctttcaaaaaataacttCTCTGGAGAGGTTCCTATGGAAGTGACAGATCTTTTAGCACTGCAATCATTGAATTTGTCACACAATTCTTTGACTGGCAGAATTCCGGAGAACATTGGTGCTATGAGTTTTTTAGAGTCCATCGATCTTTCTGGAAATCAACTTTCTGGTGAAATCCCATCAAGCATTTCAAATCTGACATTTTTGAGTGTCTTGAACTTCTCCAACAACAAACTTTCTGGAAAAATTCCTTTGAGCACTCAATTACACAGCTTTAGTGCATCTTCTTTTACTGGAATGAACTTTGTGGTCCTCCTCTTTCCAATAATTGTACA GATTCTGGAGTTTTATAGGACCTCTATTCTTCAACAGGAGATGGAGGTGCATGTATTTCCAATTCCTGAATCACCTCCAGGAGAAACTGGGCAGTGTTGTAAGAAAATGTTGCTAGACTTtctgtgtttttgttttgatctttga